In the genome of Photobacterium sp. TLY01, one region contains:
- a CDS encoding GNAT family N-acetyltransferase, producing the protein MLIRTEVPADILTIDALLRHSFDTEAEADLVMTLRENGHMTLSLVACNEAGEVVGHIFFSPVTVGGQDLGWQGLAPLVVKAEYRGQGIGQTLMREGAEILAELGYPVVVVLGDHSYYRKAGYVTAAEHGLRCSWAVPEEAFMVQELLPPALSGHQGLVEYSAPFSVLPA; encoded by the coding sequence ATGCTGATTCGAACTGAAGTGCCGGCGGACATTTTGACGATCGATGCTTTGCTGCGTCACTCCTTTGATACAGAAGCGGAAGCGGATCTGGTCATGACCCTGCGTGAAAATGGCCATATGACCTTATCGCTGGTGGCATGCAATGAGGCAGGTGAGGTGGTCGGCCATATCTTTTTCAGCCCGGTGACCGTCGGCGGCCAGGACTTAGGCTGGCAGGGGCTGGCGCCACTTGTCGTCAAAGCGGAATATCGCGGGCAAGGGATCGGCCAGACGCTGATGCGAGAAGGTGCCGAAATACTGGCAGAGCTGGGTTATCCTGTGGTGGTGGTTTTGGGTGACCACAGTTATTACCGTAAAGCTGGCTATGTGACGGCAGCGGAACACGGTCTGCGTTGCAGCTGGGCGGTGCCGGAAGAGGCTTTTATGGTTCAGGAATTACTGCCACCTGCCCTGAGCGGTCATCAAGGGCTGGTAGAATACAGCGCCCCGTTTTCAGTGCTCCCGGCCTGA